The Primulina eburnea isolate SZY01 chromosome 8, ASM2296580v1, whole genome shotgun sequence genome contains a region encoding:
- the LOC140838931 gene encoding uncharacterized protein, translated as MGRSKMQRRMALRRKLQILRTLTNSKSVKKSAIILDAFLYIYELKLRVEAVKREYRYLVNHIQDVKVEKLGTGIFTVRVTCKKSEEIMASILEAFEEMKVNVIQSRETCKHFFGMEAIVEASADTDETMVNEAVLKAVQNDWKI; from the exons ATGGGTCGTTCTAAAATGCAAAGGAGAATGGCTTTGCGGAGAAAGCTTCAGATTTTGAGAACTCTCACCAACTCCAAATCC GTGAAGAAGAGCGCTATTATCTTGGATGCTTTCCTCTACATCTACGAGTTGAAGCTGCGAGTTGAAGCAGTCAAAAGAGAATACCGATACCTAGTCAATCACATCCAA GATGTGAAAGTAGAGAAGCTTGGGACGGGGATTTTCACGGTGAGAGTGACATGCAAGAAAAGTGAAGAGATAATGGCGTCCATTCTTGAAGCCTTTGAAGAAATGAAAGTGAATGTTATTCAATCAAGAGAGACCTGCAAACACTTTTTTGGGATGGAAGCCATTGTTGAAGCTTCCGCCGATACTGATGAAACAATGGTGAATGAAGCTGTACTCAAGGCTGTTCAAAATGACTGGAAAATATGA